From the genome of Mustela erminea isolate mMusErm1 chromosome 3, mMusErm1.Pri, whole genome shotgun sequence:
aatagttttaattttgctttcaaaagaaattaagtttatCTTTTCTCCTAGATTGTCCATGTCTTGTGAAGTATAGAAGTCTGGTTTTAGAATGCTAATTTGTGGCCTCTGTTAGAGAATTGCATATTAGAGTCCTTTGTCTAGAGAATTAATAGGCTGTTTATTAAATGTTACTTCTTGGTGCAGGCTCATCCAAGTAATGGTAATTATTCCTGGGGAAAAGAAtcataaagtaagaaaatatgGATAAATGGAATGAGAAGTTTTTTTGTatgagaactttttaaagaatatttttaaaaatgttagttgCTACATAACTTTTTTCAGAAAACAGACTTAAAGATacatgctttttatattttatagaagaaattaataaaaggttttttatgttaaaattaaatgtctttttttgagGACATATAATTTGGTTGCTCACTAAttcattaaaaatctttaatgttACTTCCTCATATAGTCTAAAATATTATCATCCATCCCAGCATAATTCTTTGTGCCcttattctgctttttctttaaaacactcctggatgttatatttatttctttattgtctaTTTTCATCAACTAGATGAGggtctttgttttattcactgctgtatcttGAGTGCCTGAAACAGTGCATGGCACATtaaagatgttcaataaatatttgttaaaggaatgaAGGATTAAACATATCCAATTTATAGGAGAGAAAATAGGTTTAGTTTCAGGTAGAAATTGAAACTATTTGACATAGCGCATGAAATACAGAGGAAAGCAAgctattaaaatgtatttggaagaATGGTAATAGAAAGTCAAGTTACTGATTTGGATTCCAGGGTCCTCTTAGCATTTTGTGCTGTATATATCCATCTTGTCCCCATTTCAAAAGTATCTCGGGAGGTTTCGTGCATTTTGACAGTCTTATAGGTTGGAGAATTGTAGGTAGAAGAATTTCTTCTGaaaaacatatctttaaaatgcCTCTCTACTTTTCTTAGCTGGATGAGAAAGAAAGTCGGCGCCTGTTTCAACAGATCCTTTCTGGTGTGGATTACTGTCACAGGCATATGGTGGTCCATAGAGATTTGAAGCCTGAAAATGTCCTGCTTGATGCACACATGAATGCAAAGATAGCTGATTTTGGTAAGGagatttttatagtttcccaTATTCATTATGTTTAACAAATATCTATAGCATTCTTCAGATAATTTTTACTTCTACACAATGGATTGAGTACCCCAAAATAGTGTATCCTTATCATTTTGTCTATGAACATACAAAAAGAAGACATAAGGAATTCTCTTcttagctttttgttttaaaaattgagtctTATGACAATGGGTAAATAATTTAAGTAGGCAGCCTTAGAAGCATCATTTGGTTTGCGACTATTTGTGAAGAAGTTAGCAACCTTATTTCCAGTGTTTTCCTTTGATCAAGTATAGAGCAAGAGGAAAGAGATTGGAATGGAGCTACTCAGACTCTGAAAGCCAGAGGTAAATTatatgaacaaaatttaaaaaaaaagtaaaatattttaaatgataggaAAGCATAATTTCAGCTTGGAGGAATATTATTTTGATTGTCaacaatgaatttatttttcctttattttctatgtAAGTTGCCACTGACATTATTAAATCTAAGAAAATGAATCTCTGCAactctcttttgcttagcttcagTTCAAATCAGAGGAGATTGTTATAACTACGTTCCTCAGTTTTGgatatatgtattataatctTTAGAGATTCATTGAGCACTGTCAGCTCTGAGCTACTGATTTGCTGCTGCAATATTGTAACTGACTGACTTATTTGACTTCCTTATTCCTCAGTTGTCATGAtgatgattatttgttttgttctttttttttttaagactttatttttaaataatctctatagcTAACCTGGGGCTTTTACTCACAGTCCTGAGTGTAAGAGCTGCATGCtggcaactgagccagccatgtgctccggtcatgattatttttatttagtgcaTTTTTGAGGAGGCAGAGGTTTCTTCTTGGAGTAAAACTGTGCGGAAGCTTTGATATTCAAagttaatgtttttttatttcttttttaaagaatcagaacAGGGGTTAATAGAAACTTTGGACTTTAATTCTTCTACTCATCTATTGTACATTTTTTCCTAGTAGTttctatattaataaatttaaatatgccAAGTTTATTCTAGTAAGCAGAATAATCAGTAGCTTAATATATGCTCATTAAATTCCAATAATGCACTAACTTTAAATAGTGAAATAGATTACAAATTTTAGGACATAATGGCAAAATATTTGGGAATAGTAAAGACAGAATTTGTTGAAACAAAGGACAAAATGATGATTTATCACTTTAATGCAAATTAAACTTTATTGTTtaatggagttttatttttatttttgtccttggaAAGTCTTGAATAGTTGATTTTGTGCATTTTCAGGTCTTTCAAACATGATGTCAGATGGTGAATTTTTAAGAACAAGTTGTGGCTCACCCAATTATGCTGCCCCAGAAGTAATTTCAGGAAGGTAGTATTTGACACCGTTTCTTCCACCCCAGTACatttataattgtctttttctcttaGATTTATCTATCTATAGTAAATTCTAGTGAAAGGAAAGACATGTAAGGCTTATTCTTTCCTTATCCAGAAAGTGTTATGTTTTAAGACTAAAACATAAGTGAGTAAGAATTaaggattccatttatagaagagaATATTGGTTTGGAAGTCAATACTGTATATAAAGTAGTTAGATGAGAATATGTCTCACTTTTTCTCCCAGTAGAAGAAATTGACGGTTTAAAACTagcaggtttctttttctttaaagatttatttattttagggacgcctgggtggctcagttggttgggcagctgccttcggctcgggtcattatcccggtgttctgggatcgagtcccacatcgggctccttgctccgcggggagcctgcttctccctctgactctgcctgccactctgtctgtgcttgctctcgctctctctgacaaataaataaataaaatcttaaaaaaaaaaaaaagatttatttattttagagagagagcatgtgcatgtgtgcatgtgagattggagaggggagagggtgagagagaatcctaagcaaactCCCTGCAGAGCATGGCGTCTGATGGTGCagggggggctcaatctcaagaatcaagacctgagatcgagccctgagccaaaatcaagaggcagaggcccaactgactgagccacagcaGCTCACAGATCCTAACACCAGCAACTTCTAGAGGTCACacattaaaaatttgaatatagaaATAACCTACTAGTTAGAAATGGTTTACTTAGGTGAAGAGTTAAACCTGTAATGTATACCTTTAATTTTTCAGAtagaaggcatttttttaaagatatatttacttattttacagcgCAATCCAGAGTGTGTGAGccagtgcacacacatgcatgagttgagggtggggtagggggagagggagggagagaaatccttaagcagactccccgctgagcgcagcCCCgttcccagagccctgagatcatgagctgaagcaaaataagagtcggatgcttaatttgactgagtcacccaggtggccctgataGAAAGGCATTTTGTAGTAGCTTTATGTTTATGGTAAGGTGTCCTGGGGAATTGGACTGAAGTATGCTAAAATCTTCAgacttctttattttgaatttttcatttttaaatcttctagAGACTACAGTATTGTAAGAATTCTAACCTCTTAATTATTGGCCATCAGCATTGAGAGCATGAGGATCTTTGTACAGTACATAGCTTAGATGGCAGGAAAATTGAATTTTTTGAAGAGTaatttttcttggggcacctgggtggctcagtgggttaagcctctgcctaggactcaggtcatgatgtcagggtcctaggatcgagccccacgtggggctccctgcccctccgcccctctctgcctgcctccctgcctacttgtgatctttctctctgtcaaataaatggatggaatcttaaaaaaaaaaaaaaaaaaaaaaaaaaaaaattgttcttcacTCTCCTACAAAAATCGAAGAGTTAGGTTTACTAATTTTTGTAATTAACTTTTAATAACTTTATACTCAAATCCTCTTTGAATGATTCACATTCTAATTCACAATGCAGATATACTATGGtattttctgtctgttttcaTAAGCTTGCTTGCCTAGTCTGCTCAGAGAAATTATATTTGGGTAAAGGCATGACTATGAATAAGGcagaagtatttaattttaaatttatcaaggTTCATCATTATCTTTTTATATCAGCTTAATGttcaaaaaatgcttttaaattcatttgtgtCATGTAAATTGTTTTGGAAGAAAACAGTTCAAGACCTTGTGGTAGTGTTAATTAAATAGaagaaatgtattataaatatgcatatatacgtGGGTCATTAATGAAGTCTCCTTTTTCAGTTTGGATAGGTCTTCCTGTGAGGTCTGGATGAGTGGGAACTTTTACTCAAAGCAGTATTTATGGATCATTTCaacaatttatttcatcagtttaTAGACCTCCTTTCCCCAAAACCAGACTGAGCTAACAGCCTTCAGTAGTTAAGTCAGTTGGCTACATTGTATTGCAAATACCAGTTTAGAATCTTCTGTGAACCAGTCTGGTGGGCTTTCTTCCACAGCCTCAGGTCCTTTTTGCCTCGGTAGGAGGTCTTGGGCTATTGGGAGAAGTGGGTTTAGAGTTCATCACTAAAGAACATTCTTAACTGATGTTATAAGGACCACAGAAAGGTAGTAAGAACGGAATTTTAGCTATagtctaaactttaaaaaattcttgacttttgttttcaaagatgatACTGATAGAATTAGTATAGAATCTTTATGTGTAGTGTGTAGCGATGACCAAAGAAACCACACTCTAATAATGCTTTTTATAAAGtatccatatttaaaatttttgattgaTTGACTCTCAAGTTTCTAATGATTACATAATCCAATTAATGTGTCCTGTTACAGATTGTATGCAGGTCCAGAGGTAGATATATGGAGCAGTGGGGTTATTCTCTATGCTTTATTATGTGGAACCCTTCCATTTGATGATGATCATGTGCCAACTCTTTTTAAGAAGATATGTGATGGGATCTTTTATACCCCTCAGTATTTAAATCCGTCTGTGATTAGCCTTTTGAAACATATGCTACAGGTGGATCCCATGAAGAGGGCCACAATCAAAGATATCAGGTAATAATGCAGCTTGGAGATTATCAGATCTAATAGTTTCAATGATACaagttaagtgaaagaaaaagttgCAGGACAGTATGTACAACATAAtgccatttttatattaaaaaatacagtatataggcacatttattttattttggaatttaaaaatacacactgaaCAGGCACCTTAGGGAAAGAAGATTAGTAGTAAGGAGGgcttttgctttttcacttagcatctttcttttgaaattgtAACAATGaatattgtattgtttttaaatttgaaaaaaccACTAGTGTGAAGTAAAAAGGACCCTGGTGAGATTTACATTTGTAGTGACTCTTCAAGATTTCTGTAGTATGCCTCATATTTGACTTTCATGTATTCTCATTAGGATTAATACTTTTCAGTAGTAGTAAATTTCTGTTTCGCTGTTTGAGTTctgatcttttcaaattactcttttcttcttttgttcatttcaagttataaagaattttaatttaaggTGTAATTTTGGGCTAGTACATACTGAATCACATGTGAAATTACTGGTTTATAAGTTTAATATGGAAGGGCATGTTCACCACCAGTGGAAAAGGACAAATcattctctaaaatttaaaatatctaagtgAGAGAtcctttttcttgtgttttacatattttttccaatttgaatGTAATGTGTGACAACTGAAAAAGACTTAGAAGACACCCAAAAAATAGAGAACTAAAATGATTTCTAATTCTGTCACCCAGAAGATAGTCCTTATTCTTTTGggtgttttgctttctttatgtttctagttttagcagttttggacaTAATTCAGGTGAAACATATCCTTTTATATATGAAGTTAGGAAACTCTCAGTTCCTTCATTAAAAATGCAgagatatttttatcttcatagaACTGTTTTGTGAAGTGAGATAATGTACAGTAAGTACTTAGCCTGAAACCAGCCACATGGTAAGCATTCAGTGAATGATACCTGTTTTTGTTGTTAGGGTTTTTTCACCTGACATTATattaaaagagaattataatGAAGCCACAGAATATGTTGTTTTTCTGAGCTGGAAATTAGCTGgtctttgtcatttatttgtcAGTCATTTGTaccaaaactttaaataaaagtgGAGACATTTCTTTTCCTGTTGGTACGGCACTGCTTTCTCCTTAAAACCAGAAGGAGGTTGAAGCATTTCCTCCAGTGTATACAATGAAATGTGAGCCAGAAGAGGAAAGtctgtttgaaaaaaatgaaaatataatatgaatacaaatataaatgaattcataTCCTAAACTCCCCAAACTGTTACTTGCAGTCTCATCTCTACTCAAAATTCTCCTCCTGACCCTGCCATTTTCTCTCAGGGAACATGAATGGTTTAAACAAGACCTTCCAAAATATCTTTTTCCGGAGGATCCATCATATAGTTCAACCATGATTGATGATGAAGCCTTAAAAGAAGTATGTGAAAAATTTGAGTGTTCAGAAGAGGAGGTTCTCAGCTGCCTTTATAACAGAAATCACCAGGACCCTTTGGCAGTTGCCTACCACCTCATAATAGATAACAGGAGAATAATGAATGAGGCCAAAGATTTTTACTTGGCAACAAGCCCACCTGATTCTTTTCTTGATGATCACCATTTGACTCGGCCCCATCCTGAAAGAGTACCATTCTTGGTTGCTGAAACACCAAGGGCACGCCATACCCTCGATGAATTAAATCCACAGAAATCCAAACATCAAGGTGTAAGGAAAGCAAAATGGCATTTGGGAATTAGGAGTCAAAGTCGACCGAATGATATCATGGCAGAAGTTTGTAGGGCAATTAAACAGCTGGATTATGAATGGAAGGTAAGAAAGAAAGGGCAGTCTGATTATAAGCACATTTGGCAAACTTGTAGTCTATAAAGTGTTTTCTAGAAGAactgcttttgattttgtttttgtccatACCATACACTAGGTTGTAAACCCCTATTATTTGCGTGTTCGAAGGAAGAATCCTGTGACAAGTACATATTCCAAAATGAGCCTACAGTTATACCAAGTGGACAGTAGAACATACTTACTGGATTTCCGTAGTATTGACGGTATGTACATCCCACAGAATAACATAGTTGACATACTAGACTTGTTACCTAATTGGCTTTTCAGTCTTTGATTCTTttgaagctgctgctgctgctccccccccccccgcccttttgGAGAAGGTTTATTGAGAGAATTTCCACAGTGAAGTACCCCCACATAAGAGTAGTTTGCACGTTTCAGCTTGTCTTGTTTAAATCTGGGGCTGTCCTTCACCTGCTTCTGGCATTTTAATGGGCTCTGAAAAGGGCAGATTTCTCCCCTTGACGTCAGGGTCATCTTCAGTTACACCCCCAGCCTTTGCCTGAGGCAGATCCTAGAGATTCGCTTCTGGCCCGGTCCTTGAGCCACAGATGCTCTTTCAGTTGCCTTCCATTGATGAGTAGAACATCCTGACTCTCAGGTGGTGCCTCCTCTTGTTTCGGTCGCTCTCCCTGGGTGGTTGTGCACCCAGATGCTGGTTAGACCCTCGGtcatcttttctttgtttggatTTGGATCTTGACCTGACTTGGCCACTCCTAGTTCACCCAGTTGAATTCAGGTAGCGAGAAAGCTCACAGCAGAGAGAACACAACCGCCTCGATTGAGGCTCTGCTTACCTCTTTCAAAGCTTCTTGGATTGTTCCTAGTAATTCAGTAGCAAAGGAgtataaaatgtgattttgtgCCTCTGTGATGTCAGCATTTATGAATCGTGTTTTTCTTGTAATCTTACAGTATATTGTCCTTTTAAGATTATCTTAAAGTCAGATGCAATCTGATCCTAAAGTGATAGTTTCTGCCACATTTCTGGTTTTTGGTGTGGTTCATTTTGGtaagataaaatgttttatttggaaataaacgttgatttttttattaagtatttttaatatctgatatttaatatttttaattttcatttaaaaattaaagtacagTTAGCTTTTAGAGTTGATTG
Proteins encoded in this window:
- the PRKAA1 gene encoding 5'-AMP-activated protein kinase catalytic subunit alpha-1 isoform X2 codes for the protein MRRLSSWRKMATAEKQKHDGRVKIGHYILGDTLGVGTFGKVKVGKHELTGHKVAVKILNRQKIRSLDVVGKIRREIQNLKLFRHPHIIKLYQVISTPSDIFMVMEYVSGGELFDYICKNGRLDEKESRRLFQQILSGVDYCHRHMVVHRDLKPENVLLDAHMNAKIADFGLSNMMSDGEFLRTSCGSPNYAAPEVISGRLYAGPEVDIWSSGVILYALLCGTLPFDDDHVPTLFKKICDGIFYTPQYLNPSVISLLKHMLQVDPMKRATIKDIREHEWFKQDLPKYLFPEDPSYSSTMIDDEALKEVCEKFECSEEEVLSCLYNRNHQDPLAVAYHLIIDNRRIMNEAKDFYLATSPPDSFLDDHHLTRPHPERVPFLVAETPRARHTLDELNPQKSKHQGVRKAKWHLGIRSQSRPNDIMAEVCRAIKQLDYEWKVVNPYYLRVRRKNPVTSTYSKMSLQLYQVDSRTYLLDFRSIDDEITEAKSGTATPQRSGSVSNYRSCQRNDSDAEAQGKSSEASLTSSVTSLDSSPVDLTPRPGSHTIEFFEMCANLIKILAQ
- the PRKAA1 gene encoding 5'-AMP-activated protein kinase catalytic subunit alpha-1 isoform X1, with protein sequence MRRLSSWRKMATAEKQKHDGRVKIGHYILGDTLGVGTFGKVKVGKHELTGHKVAVKILNRQKIRSLDVVGKIRREIQNLKLFRHPHIIKLYQVISTPSDIFMVMEYVSGGELFDYICKNGRKSDVPGIVRTGSMKELDEKESRRLFQQILSGVDYCHRHMVVHRDLKPENVLLDAHMNAKIADFGLSNMMSDGEFLRTSCGSPNYAAPEVISGRLYAGPEVDIWSSGVILYALLCGTLPFDDDHVPTLFKKICDGIFYTPQYLNPSVISLLKHMLQVDPMKRATIKDIREHEWFKQDLPKYLFPEDPSYSSTMIDDEALKEVCEKFECSEEEVLSCLYNRNHQDPLAVAYHLIIDNRRIMNEAKDFYLATSPPDSFLDDHHLTRPHPERVPFLVAETPRARHTLDELNPQKSKHQGVRKAKWHLGIRSQSRPNDIMAEVCRAIKQLDYEWKVVNPYYLRVRRKNPVTSTYSKMSLQLYQVDSRTYLLDFRSIDDEITEAKSGTATPQRSGSVSNYRSCQRNDSDAEAQGKSSEASLTSSVTSLDSSPVDLTPRPGSHTIEFFEMCANLIKILAQ
- the PRKAA1 gene encoding 5'-AMP-activated protein kinase catalytic subunit alpha-1 isoform X3 produces the protein MVMEYVSGGELFDYICKNGRKSDVPGIVRTGSMKELDEKESRRLFQQILSGVDYCHRHMVVHRDLKPENVLLDAHMNAKIADFGLSNMMSDGEFLRTSCGSPNYAAPEVISGRLYAGPEVDIWSSGVILYALLCGTLPFDDDHVPTLFKKICDGIFYTPQYLNPSVISLLKHMLQVDPMKRATIKDIREHEWFKQDLPKYLFPEDPSYSSTMIDDEALKEVCEKFECSEEEVLSCLYNRNHQDPLAVAYHLIIDNRRIMNEAKDFYLATSPPDSFLDDHHLTRPHPERVPFLVAETPRARHTLDELNPQKSKHQGVRKAKWHLGIRSQSRPNDIMAEVCRAIKQLDYEWKVVNPYYLRVRRKNPVTSTYSKMSLQLYQVDSRTYLLDFRSIDDEITEAKSGTATPQRSGSVSNYRSCQRNDSDAEAQGKSSEASLTSSVTSLDSSPVDLTPRPGSHTIEFFEMCANLIKILAQ
- the PRKAA1 gene encoding 5'-AMP-activated protein kinase catalytic subunit alpha-1 isoform X5 → MATAPRCEGLAGARGGDAEVRTFPVGKHELTGHKVAVKILNRQKIRSLDVVGKIRREIQNLKLFRHPHIIKLYQVISTPSDIFMVMEYVSGGELFDYICKNGRKSDVPGIVRTGSMKELDEKESRRLFQQILSGVDYCHRHMVVHRDLKPENVLLDAHMNAKIADFGLSNMMSDGEFLRTSCGSPNYAAPEVISGRLYAGPEVDIWSSGVILYALLCGTLPFDDDHVPTLFKKICDGIFYTPQYLNPSVISLLKHMLQVDPMKRATIKDIREHEWFKQDLPKYLFPEDPSYSSTMIDDEALKEVCEKFECSEEEVLSCLYNRNHQDPLAVAYHLIIDNRRIMNEAKDFYLATSPPDSFLDDHHLTRPHPERVPFLVAETPRARHTLDELNPQKSKHQGVRKAKWHLGIRSQSRPNDIMAEVCRAIKQLDYEWKVVNPYYLRVRRKNPVTSTYSKMSLQLYQVDSRTYLLDFRSIDDEITEAKSGTATPQRSGSVSNYRSCQRNDSDAEAQGKSSEASLTSSVTSLDSSPVDLTPRPGSHTIEFFEMCANLIKILAQ
- the PRKAA1 gene encoding 5'-AMP-activated protein kinase catalytic subunit alpha-1 isoform X4 yields the protein MVVHRDLKPENVLLDAHMNAKIADFGLSNMMSDGEFLRTSCGSPNYAAPEVISGRLYAGPEVDIWSSGVILYALLCGTLPFDDDHVPTLFKKICDGIFYTPQYLNPSVISLLKHMLQVDPMKRATIKDIREHEWFKQDLPKYLFPEDPSYSSTMIDDEALKEVCEKFECSEEEVLSCLYNRNHQDPLAVAYHLIIDNRRIMNEAKDFYLATSPPDSFLDDHHLTRPHPERVPFLVAETPRARHTLDELNPQKSKHQGVRKAKWHLGIRSQSRPNDIMAEVCRAIKQLDYEWKVVNPYYLRVRRKNPVTSTYSKMSLQLYQVDSRTYLLDFRSIDDEITEAKSGTATPQRSGSVSNYRSCQRNDSDAEAQGKSSEASLTSSVTSLDSSPVDLTPRPGSHTIEFFEMCANLIKILAQ